The window TGTGATGCACGCACCTGCACCTCTGGGCACAGCCCTGGCCGTAAGTGTCCGTCGGACAGGACTCGTTGCAGTTGGCCCCCGTCCAACCAGGCAAGCATTGGCACTGCCCGCTCACGTGGTTGCACTCGCCTCCGTGCTCGCAGTTGCACTTGAGCTTGCAGCCCGGTCCGTAGAGTCCGGCTGGGCAAGGATGCTCGCAGGTGAGACCCAGGTAGCCGGTGCGGCAGAGAATTTCTCCAGTGATGTGGTCGCAGCTCTTGTTTCCTGTGGAATTTAAAGAATTAGATGTTTGCCTTATGATTTTGGAAAGAACACTCACCATGTAGTATCTCCGGACACCTCTCCTTACACTCCATGCCATAAAATCCCTGCGGACATGGCTCGGCGCAGTCGGGGCCTGTCCAGCCCGCCGAGCAAATGCAGTTGCCAGATTCCGGGTCGCAGGAGGAATTGTTCAGACATCTGCAAACTTTATCACAATTTTCACCATAGTAACCGGTCCGACAGTTGGTCTCGCAATGGACGCCTTGGGTTCGAGTTCAATCGGGACAAGAGGAAACAGAAGCCGAAACAGAAACGGAAACACACAGGTGCAATACCAGAAACGCAAATTAAAATtggtaaacaaacaaaagtgaaGCATGCTATAAGGATGCATTCCAATATGAAAGAAATGAGCCAGGTGCATTGGTTATTTTTATGAGTTGGTATGGTTAGTAGTTCATATTCCTACAGGACATATTTAAGGGGATATGTGTTTAGCTGTGTCTATATACTCAATAGCAATTggaaaaatttggaaaatgaaatttaCGCAAAAATGTTTCTTTAGTGAACATAagttacaaattaaaaaaaaaggaattctAAAAGCTCTCTAGATGTTTCATAATTCTTTTACTAAGACTGTTTACATTAAAATATCAATTGTTGTAGCTTTGAGTCCCTAAGTCTTTCTTAAATGCAAATCCCATGAATCTTGATGAGGTGAGGGAGATGGTAATGGGATGAAGGTCCCTGAATAGTACCTCCCCAGTCCTGTTTGCACACGCATCGTCCGTTGGTGGCGTCGCAGGCCAGGCTGTTGTTGAAGTCGCAACGGCACTTCTGGCTGCAATCGTGTCCAAACTTTCCGGGATCGCACTTCCGGTCGCACCGTTTGCCCGTCCATCCGGCGGGGCAGGTGCAGGTTCCGTTCTGGGGATTGCAGGCGGCGTTGTTCTGGCAGTCGCACACGCTGGCGCAGTCCTGTCCGAAGTGGTTCAGGTCGCATGGCCTGTCACACTTGATGTTCTTCCACCCGGCCGTGCACAGGCACTGCCCGGTTTCCGACACACACTTCGCTCCGTTCTGGCAGTCGCAGCGCAGGGCGCAATCCTGACCGAAAGTACCCGGCAAGCAGTTTTCCTCACAGGTGGGCCCGCGCCAGCCAGGGGCACACAAGCAGGTTCCGTTCACGGGCGAGCACTTGGCCCCGTTCTTGCAGTTGCACGTCTGCTCACAGTTCAGTCCGAAGCGCAGGAAGGTGCACGGTCGGGTGCACTGGGCACTGCTCCAGCCGATGCTGCACTCGCACTTGCCGGTCTCCGGGTGACACTGATCCGTGTGCTCCATATCACACTCGCAGGTACTATTGCAGTCCGCCCCGAACTTGTCCGACGGGCAAATGCGCTCCTCGCACCGGTCGCCGCGCCAGCCCGGGTTGCAGATGCAGGCTCCGGTGGCTCTGTTGCAGGTGGCGTCGTTGTCGCAGTCGCACTTCTGGGTGCAGTTCAGTCCGTAGGTGTTCAGCTGGCACTCGTCGAAGCAGCGCTCGCCCTGGTATCCCGGCGGGCACTCGCACTGGCCGGTTATGTGGTGGCATGGGGCTCCCTTGTAGCACTCGCAGGACTGCTCGCATCCTGGTCCGTAGGTGCCTACCGGACACTTGTTGGCACACACGTTGCCCGTCCAGCCGGGATTGCACATGCAGGCCCCGGTCTCCGGCTCGCACTTTCCGTCATTCTGGCAGGGGCAGTCTTGCTGGCACTGAGCCCCGTGCTTCCCGTCCGGGCAGTGCATGTCGCATCTAGTTTGAAGCGAAGGATTAGTCGGAGATTGGGGCTTTGAGGGAAATCAAGCATACAGCCCCGGGGTCATAGAAAAGTTCACCGTAGTCGCAAACTAAAAGGTGtgtaaaaatgaaaaatggaaGGGCATCTACGGGCAACTCTCCATGACCCCTGGCCTCTATGCCATGACCCTTTTGCGTGAAAGAATCATCCTCTCCCGCACTTACAGCGGACCCGTGAAGCCCGGCGCACAGGTGCACTCGCCGGACACGTGGTGACACTTGCCGCCGTTCTCGCAGCGACACTCCTCGGAGCAGTTCGCCCCAAATCGGCCCTCAGGGCACAGCTCGGCGCAGCGAGCTCCGGCAAAGCCCTTGGCGCACTCACACTCGCCGGAGAAGGGCTCGCAGACGGCACCGTTCAGGCAGTCGCACTCCATCGAGCAGTTCCGGCCGTACCTGCCCGGCGGACAATCTGCCGAAGATGACACAAATATTATTAGCAGCGTGCTTTTCACACTTTGCGCATTACAGGATCACAGGACCATTGGCCACGGGAACCACATGGGACAGTTAGTGGCCTGCTCCTTAGGGTTTGCTCTCTTGGTATTTACAATTGTGGTTAGGATTGCATTTATTACTTAATTAGGTGAGGGAGTTCTGCGGTCTGCTTGCACCTAAAGGATTAATCTGGAGTGTTCTGTATGCGTGGGGTGTAGGTGGTGTTTGGTTAAGATAAGGTTTccaaaggcaaacaaaaaggacaccAACTCAAGCTACAAAGCATAATATAAGCAGGATAGCGTACATCTACGAAGACTCTAGAGGTGCAGGTCTTTGGTAGTCCAAAGACTAAATGTCCTTGCAGAAACTATTTGGGTATTAACTAGATAAGTTTAATTTTTCgtttaatttcttaattacTACTTAACTACTTACTACTTAAAAATATAGACTCTTTCATTCACAGAAATGAATACttttatttggatttggaGGACAACGTTCACAAATGACGGTCTAGGGGAGGCACTAGAATTTTGAGTCTCTTTTCTCTACAAAGTAATTGTACCTATTGCCAGGACCCGGCTGGTAGACATGCTCCCGAAACTGCTCGAGGGTGAAATTGTTGGGATCGAAGCTGAATACACTTGACCTGGGCGACGAGCTCTGGCTTATCTTCTGGGAGGCAGGCTCTTGCACTGTCGCCGCCTTTTCAGTGGAGTTCTGTACAAGAAAAGAGTTCTGCTGGGTTTGGAGCGCAAACACAGTCCAGATATCGTAGTCCGATTCCTCCTTCTCTATCACAGGCACATCCTCCACGGAAACCCGACTGCTCTTCCAGGTCGGATAGTTCTTGAAGCACTCCTTCTGCTGGGCCACGGACTCTTCAATCCGAGTCACAAGCGGATGCCTAAGACTCTTGGCGTGCTCCAGTAGTTCGAGCGTATCCGGAAACTGCGCCGTGTCGCGGACGTAGGTGTTTTCGGTCATGGCTAAGTTCCGTCGGACGATCATGTCTGCCTCGAACTCCTCGTCCTCTTCAAAATTGCATGCCCGGCCGTCAAAGTATATGATATTTGGATTCGTCTCCAGGGCGCAGATCAGTTCCCTCCTCAAGTCGGCGCCTAGGGGTGTCGCTACCATTTCCAGTCTTCGTAGAGGCTTGTGGTTGCGCAGAAGGCGGCAAACCTCTTCCACGAACACCCTCGGGAAACTAAGTCCGATGGCGGATAAATTCAGCTCCTCCACGTGCTCGGTGCCTGTTATGCGCTCGCACAGGTGCTCCAGGGCTCCGCTGCTCAGTCGGTTGTGGGCCAGCCCAAGGTACTGCAGGTTGGAGTCGGTCGTCTTCTGCAGGGCCACTCCGATCGCTGCTACCGACTTCATGTCCAGCTGGTTGTACTCCAGCTCCAGGGCCTTCAGCATAATCTGTCTGTCCAGCAGGATGCCCAAGTAGGGCCCACAGTCGTCGGTCATCTGGTCGTATCCAAGGTCTACCACATGCAGCTGCGGCAGGGCTCGAAGCACCCGGCAGAGGGGATACAACTTGAAGGCATTCAGGTGGCTGTTCCGCAGACGAAAAATTTGCAGGTTCACGAGCTTCGCTAGCCCCTTGGATAGGTGGACCATATCCTTCAGCGAGAACCGTAGGTGGCGCTTGTGATAGCTGGTACCTTCCCCCGGCCCAAGGAACTCCAAGTTCAGCGAAACCAGGTTGACAAAGTGGCCCACGAAACTGAGGTCGATGTGGTGGCAGGTGTCCTCGTCGTAATCGAACTGCTTCAGATATTGCAGATACTTTGTTTTGTTCCGGTGGTCCAGAATTTGGTCCTCGCCGTCATCTGGTTCGGGTTCCACAGTGATGTCAAAGACGCCTCTGACAGGTTTGGGGCGCCGCCTCCTCTTTGGCGGTGGTTCTGGCTCTCTCTTCAGCAGATTTACGCGGCGCTGCTTGCGCTGCTCATGCTCCGCCTCCTGGGCCATCTTTAACTCTCGCAGCTTCTGACGAGCCGCATTCCGATCTCGGCGCGCCTCCCTCCTCTCCATGTCGGATGTGGACTCGTCGGAGTCGGCGAATTCCGCTGACACTTTGAAGGCAATAAGGGTGTTGTCCCTGACGAATGTCTTCTTGAGAGGCTCGgtctcctgctcctgctcctcttCGCCCTCATCGCTCCTGGACTTAGGGGTGCTGAGTTCGTCACTGGAGACCTCTATGCCATCAGACACCTCCGAACTCACTTCCGGCTCAGTGTCGCTAGAGTGCCTCTCCAGCCTCCGAAACGAGAACTCAGAGAGAGACTGCAGGTGCCGGATGTCCATGCAGCGCACATAGTCCCGTATCAGCTCCGCGAGCTCAGACATCTCCTTTTCTGGCCACAAAGATGCCGGGCATGCTTCCACCAGCTCCACGTACTTGATGCTCATGCCCTTGCCGCGCCAGTCGTAATCGTCCAGGCCTTTTAGCGACAGACACTGCTCGCTGCTCTTGGCCAGCACTACTCGCTTCCAGAAGCGCGCATCCTCCACGAAGTAGCATTCTCGCAGTGGCAGGTTCACGTCAATGGAGTCGTAGTGGATGCGCATCCAGAGGGGATTGAGGCGAACGGGATCGACGATGTGCATAGTGCCGCGCTTGGCCAACGCTCGCACGCACAAATCCGCCAGAGTGCCCACGCGCTCGTGCTCGATAAAGGCCTCCGAAAAGGTGTCCCTGTTCCGCTCGCTCTGCATCTGCCGGAAGCTGTCTTCCGGCGGCCTGTAAAGATCGTACACTGCCCTGAGCAGGGGATCGTTGGGTATTCCAAAGGTGGGGAGGCCCACGGGCAGTCCATTGTCGTTGTCCTCCAAGTCCATTTTGTGTTAATGGTAAGATGCAGTGTTTTTagtgtttttggttttttttgttttttttttgggttttaagCAGTTTTACTGTGTCATTAACTACACCTTACTTTTAGATACTGAGTTACTAAGTAAAGTTATAGTTCCCCCTAATGAGTATTCTGCAAGGACATGGAACATTTAAGGCATTAAACAGGACGATTTTAACGGGCAGGAGAGTGCCAGTCTCCTAACCACAAGGCGGTCCATTGTACAAGTGGCAACAAAGAACATTTAGGCACGAAAACAAGTTCGAGGGTTAATGGGGAACAACTGACGTACTTATGTCACAGGCGGGTCCTCCGTAGCCATGGTCGCACTTGCACTTCTCGGGGGCGATGCATCTGCCGTGCTCGCAGGGCTCCGAGCAGTGCGGCACGCACTCTCCGTTACTGGCGACGTAGCCATCTGAAAGGAGGCACAATGTTTAGAAAAATGTCCACTGTTCCACCATGAGGAGTAAGGACACAAGCACCCACCACAACAGTCCTTCACAACGCGGGTCTTTGTTATTATCTTCGACCGCTTGACGACCCTGTCCTTGAGCCGATAAGTGGAGCACCGTGGCGGAATGGCCATGCACCAGGTCGAGCCGCGCTCCTGGTAGGACTGCAGCTCCGTGTAAACCACCTCCACAGGATAGCTATGGTCAAATTGAAATACGGGTTTAGTCACAGTCGCAACTGGTATTTCAGACTCACTTTTCTCGCTTGTTGCAGATATTGGGCCCATCCAGTTTCCGCAGCTCCGCCTGAGCCACAGCCAGCTGGACTAGGCAGGCGACGAGGAGTAGCCGCATCATCATGGCAGTGTGTTCTCCAGACCCTGGACTGGTACTTCTCTGAGTGATATGCTGCCTCTGCTCCTCGGATCACATTGAACTAACAGTGGCTGTCGGCAGGCTGATGTCCGGGGCAGTGACTCAAAGGCGTGATTATTACGGGCAGCACTGGAACAAAGGAAAAATTATTGCATTAATCAGGCTGGGCTTGGCTTTAATCTGCATTGTGTTTGCACTGTGAATAAACCCATGGCTCGAGAGTGGCGACTGGCAGTATCTTTTAAAAAGATTGGTTCCATAATGGAAACAGAGACAGTATTTCGCCCAAACCATTCCAAGATGGCTAGAACCATTCGATCTAGAATCTATAAAGCTCCAAGTACCCTATCGCAGTAGGATTTTCCCGCTCAGATTATTCGAGCACGTCAAATCTCAAGCTAGCACTGTCAGAACGTAGATAAATTTCAACACAGCCAGAAATTGAAAGCAGCTCCATAAGTACCCGGGAATCTACCGATCCCGAAAGAGCGGTTACCTCAAAATTTAGCCAGATCCAATCCCCTACAGCAGCagagcagcaggagcagcaagAGATCGCGATTCGGAAAGTGAGTAGCCATGCACAAGCATCGTTCGCCCTTCACAGCCGGCCCGGGAGGATTTGGCGCCGGTGCTTATAACTTCAACGGGCCGCAGTACGGCGACACCGGGGGCTTCGGTCCGGGGGCGGATGGCCTCAACGGGATGCCCTACCTGGCCCACACGCCCACCAAGCCCCTAATGCGCTCGATCAGTCGCCAGCGCTCCCTCGCCGAGGAGGCGGGCCTGGAGTCCCTGCCGCCGCCCCTGATAATGGCCCAGCGCATACTGGCAGGCGGAGCCGGCGGAGTGGCTCTTGgtggcggcagcagcagcggagGCAGTGTCGGAGGCAGCGGTATGCAGCGGGGATCTCCCGGCTCCAGCTACTACGGGCCGTACGAGGGCGATGTGTCAATGCTATCCTTGTTGGAGGACAGCCCCAAGGGGCCGCCGCCCCTCGCGGGAATGGGCCTCAATCCGCACATGAATCTGAACCTGAATCTGAACAAGAGTGCGAATCAAAAGGATGCTCAGCAGCAGAAGAAGGCAGCTGCACAGCCTTCATTGGCCGATACCGACTCCGAGAGCGATCTGTGCATGCAACTGAAGGACGTCGCCGGGCCTGGGAAGTCCTCCCGCTGGCAGCGCGCCTTCGGCTGCCTGATGGCCGCTCTCCCGGAGCAGCGGCGGCATCGCTGGGAGGTGGTCCTCCGGCGCTGTGGCCAGAGTGTGATGGCCAAGCACCTGCTGATGGTGCTGCAACTACTAGCCTTGATTGTCGGAGCCGGCCTGGGCCAGGCGGGGCGATTGGTTAGGATGTTCGGCGGCGTCCGGTTCCGGCTCTGGCGCACCAAGTTCCAGCTGCGCAGCACCATGCGTCACTTCTTGTGGCGCCTCACCAACGCCAAGGGCAACGACACGGTCATCTTCCTCATCGTGGTGCTGGCCACGCCCTGGCTCTTCCTCATCAGCCTAGTGGGGTTCGGCATATCGCTCCTCTTCTCGATGAGAACGGGCCTGGTGGAGTGCATCCGTCAGCTGCGCCTGCGCCTCTTTTAGGTCCCTAAATCAAATCAACACGTCGCGGCGAGGAAGGGCGCCAAagg of the Drosophila ananassae strain 14024-0371.13 chromosome 2R, ASM1763931v2, whole genome shotgun sequence genome contains:
- the LOC6507597 gene encoding uncharacterized protein LOC6507597, which translates into the protein MDLEDNDNGLPVGLPTFGIPNDPLLRAVYDLYRPPEDSFRQMQSERNRDTFSEAFIEHERVGTLADLCVRALAKRGTMHIVDPVRLNPLWMRIHYDSIDVNLPLRECYFVEDARFWKRVVLAKSSEQCLSLKGLDDYDWRGKGMSIKYVELVEACPASLWPEKEMSELAELIRDYVRCMDIRHLQSLSEFSFRRLERHSSDTEPEVSSEVSDGIEVSSDELSTPKSRSDEGEEEQEQETEPLKKTFVRDNTLIAFKVSAEFADSDESTSDMERREARRDRNAARQKLRELKMAQEAEHEQRKQRRVNLLKREPEPPPKRRRRPKPVRGVFDITVEPEPDDGEDQILDHRNKTKYLQYLKQFDYDEDTCHHIDLSFVGHFVNLVSLNLEFLGPGEGTSYHKRHLRFSLKDMVHLSKGLAKLVNLQIFRLRNSHLNAFKLYPLCRVLRALPQLHVVDLGYDQMTDDCGPYLGILLDRQIMLKALELEYNQLDMKSVAAIGVALQKTTDSNLQYLGLAHNRLSSGALEHLCERITGTEHVEELNLSAIGLSFPRVFVEEVCRLLRNHKPLRRLEMVATPLGADLRRELICALETNPNIIYFDGRACNFEEDEEFEADMIVRRNLAMTENTYVRDTAQFPDTLELLEHAKSLRHPLVTRIEESVAQQKECFKNYPTWKSSRVSVEDVPVIEKEESDYDIWTVFALQTQQNSFLVQNSTEKAATVQEPASQKISQSSSPRSSVFSFDPNNFTLEQFREHVYQPGPGNRYNYFVEKRDSKF
- the LOC6507598 gene encoding protein draper isoform X2; amino-acid sequence: MMMRLLLVACLVQLAVAQAELRKLDGPNICNKRENYPVEVVYTELQSYQERGSTWCMAIPPRCSTYRLKDRVVKRSKIITKTRVVKDCCDGYVASNGECVPHCSEPCEHGRCIAPEKCKCDHGYGGPACDINCPPGRYGRNCSMECDCLNGAVCEPFSGECECAKGFAGARCAELCPEGRFGANCSEECRCENGGKCHHVSGECTCAPGFTGPLCDMHCPDGKHGAQCQQDCPCQNDGKCEPETGACMCNPGWTGNVCANKCPVGTYGPGCEQSCECYKGAPCHHITGQCECPPGYQGERCFDECQLNTYGLNCTQKCDCDNDATCNRATGACICNPGWRGDRCEERICPSDKFGADCNSTCECDMEHTDQCHPETGKCECSIGWSSAQCTRPCTFLRFGLNCEQTCNCKNGAKCSPVNGTCLCAPGWRGPTCEENCLPGTFGQDCALRCDCQNGAKCVSETGQCLCTAGWKNIKCDRPCDLNHFGQDCASVCDCQNNAACNPQNGTCTCPAGWTGKRCDRKCDPGKFGHDCSQKCRCDFNNSLACDATNGRCVCKQDWGGVHCETNCRTGYYGENCDKVCRCLNNSSCDPESGNCICSAGWTGPDCAEPCPQGFYGMECKERCPEILHGNKSCDHITGEILCRTGYLGLTCEHPCPAGLYGPGCKLKCNCEHGGECNHVSGQCQCLPGWTGANCNESCPTDTYGQGCAQRCRCVHHKVCRKNDGMCICETGWTGTRCEEVCPEGFYGEHCMNACACPSANFQCHAAHGCVCRSGYTGENCDELIASQRIADHSDDSSRASVALTLVLLTLFACIIFAVFLYYRRRVSNLKTEIAHVHYTHDANTPGWPPANHNFDNPVYGMQAETRLLPNNMRSKMNNFDQRSTMSTDYAGDDSNASGRGSYSINYNHELLRKNLNADLTNPIVYNESLKEEHVYDEIKHKEGYKDPVKIYSKILFPEDEYDHLDYSRPSTSQKPHYHRMNDAMLNINQDEEKPSNVKNMTVLLSKPDPPTEPEPQQESFDNTNSNLDNVSTASPSSSPEFRK
- the LOC6507457 gene encoding uncharacterized protein LOC6507457, which encodes MHKHRSPFTAGPGGFGAGAYNFNGPQYGDTGGFGPGADGLNGMPYLAHTPTKPLMRSISRQRSLAEEAGLESLPPPLIMAQRILAGGAGGVALGGGSSSGGSVGGSGMQRGSPGSSYYGPYEGDVSMLSLLEDSPKGPPPLAGMGLNPHMNLNLNLNKSANQKDAQQQKKAAAQPSLADTDSESDLCMQLKDVAGPGKSSRWQRAFGCLMAALPEQRRHRWEVVLRRCGQSVMAKHLLMVLQLLALIVGAGLGQAGRLVRMFGGVRFRLWRTKFQLRSTMRHFLWRLTNAKGNDTVIFLIVVLATPWLFLISLVGFGISLLFSMRTGLVECIRQLRLRLF
- the LOC6507598 gene encoding protein draper isoform X3: MMMRLLLVACLVQLAVAQAELRKLDGPNICNKRENYPVEVVYTELQSYQERGSTWCMAIPPRCSTYRLKDRVVKRSKIITKTRVVKDCCDGYVASNGECVPHCSEPCEHGRCIAPEKCKCDHGYGGPACDINCPPGRYGRNCSMECDCLNGAVCEPFSGECECAKGFAGARCAELCPEGRFGANCSEECRCENGGKCHHVSGECTCAPGFTGPLCDMHCPDGKHGAQCQQDCPCQNDGKCEPETGACMCNPGWTGNVCANKCPVGTYGPGCEQSCECYKGAPCHHITGQCECPPGYQGERCFDECQLNTYGLNCTQKCDCDNDATCNRATGACICNPGWRGDRCEERICPSDKFGADCNSTCECDMEHTDQCHPETGKCECSIGWSSAQCTRPCTFLRFGLNCEQTCNCKNGAKCSPVNGTCLCAPGWRGPTCEENCLPGTFGQDCALRCDCQNGAKCVSETGQCLCTAGWKNIKCDRPCDLNHFGQDCASVCDCQNNAACNPQNGTCTCPAGWTGKRCDRKCDPGKFGHDCSQKCRCDFNNSLACDATNGRCVCKQDWGGVHCETNCRTGYYGENCDKVCRCLNNSSCDPESGNCICSAGWTGPDCAEPCPQGFYGMECKERCPEILHGNKSCDHITGEILCRTGYLGLTCEHPCPAGLYGPGCKLKCNCEHGGECNHVSGQCQCLPGWTGANCNESCPTDTYGQGCAQRCRCVHHKVCRKNDGMCICETGWTGTRCEEVCPEGFYGEHCMNACACPSANFQCHAAHGCVCRSGYTGENCDELIASQRIADHSDDSSRASVALTLVLLTLFACIIFAVFLYYRRRVSNLKTEIAHVHYTHDANTPGWPPANHNFDNPVYGMQAETRLLPNNMRSKMNNFDQRSTMSTDYAGDDSNASGRVGSYSINYNHELLRKNLNADLTNPIVYNESLKEEHVYDEIKHKEGYKDPDEYDHLDYSRPSTSQKPHYHRMNDAMLNINQDEEKPSNVKNMTVLLSKPDPPTEPEPQQESFDNTNSNLDNVSTASPSSSPEFRK
- the LOC6507598 gene encoding protein draper isoform X4, giving the protein MMMRLLLVACLVQLAVAQAELRKLDGPNICNKRENYPVEVVYTELQSYQERGSTWCMAIPPRCSTYRLKDRVVKRSKIITKTRVVKDCCDGYVASNGECVPHCSEPCEHGRCIAPEKCKCDHGYGGPACDINCPPGRYGRNCSMECDCLNGAVCEPFSGECECAKGFAGARCAELCPEGRFGANCSEECRCENGGKCHHVSGECTCAPGFTGPLCDMHCPDGKHGAQCQQDCPCQNDGKCEPETGACMCNPGWTGNVCANKCPVGTYGPGCEQSCECYKGAPCHHITGQCECPPGYQGERCFDECQLNTYGLNCTQKCDCDNDATCNRATGACICNPGWRGDRCEERICPSDKFGADCNSTCECDMEHTDQCHPETGKCECSIGWSSAQCTRPCTFLRFGLNCEQTCNCKNGAKCSPVNGTCLCAPGWRGPTCEENCLPGTFGQDCALRCDCQNGAKCVSETGQCLCTAGWKNIKCDRPCDLNHFGQDCASVCDCQNNAACNPQNGTCTCPAGWTGKRCDRKCDPGKFGHDCSQKCRCDFNNSLACDATNGRCVCKQDWGGVHCETNCRTGYYGENCDKVCRCLNNSSCDPESGNCICSAGWTGPDCAEPCPQGFYGMECKERCPEILHGNKSCDHITGEILCRTGYLGLTCEHPCPAGLYGPGCKLKCNCEHGGECNHVSGQCQCLPGWTGANCNESCPTDTYGQGCAQRCRCVHHKVCRKNDGMCICETGWTGTRCEEVCPEGFYGEHCMNACACPSANFQCHAAHGCVCRSGYTGENCDELIASQRIADHSDDSSRASVALTLVLLTLFACIIFAVFLYYRRRVSNLKTEIAHVHYTHDANTPGWPPANHNFDNPVYGMQAETRLLPNNMRSKMNNFDQRSTMSTDYAGDDSNASGRGSYSINYNHELLRKNLNADLTNPIVYNESLKEEHVYDEIKHKEGYKDPDEYDHLDYSRPSTSQKPHYHRMNDAMLNINQDEEKPSNVKNMTVLLSKPDPPTEPEPQQESFDNTNSNLDNVSTASPSSSPEFRK
- the LOC6507598 gene encoding protein draper isoform X1, whose translation is MMMRLLLVACLVQLAVAQAELRKLDGPNICNKRENYPVEVVYTELQSYQERGSTWCMAIPPRCSTYRLKDRVVKRSKIITKTRVVKDCCDGYVASNGECVPHCSEPCEHGRCIAPEKCKCDHGYGGPACDINCPPGRYGRNCSMECDCLNGAVCEPFSGECECAKGFAGARCAELCPEGRFGANCSEECRCENGGKCHHVSGECTCAPGFTGPLCDMHCPDGKHGAQCQQDCPCQNDGKCEPETGACMCNPGWTGNVCANKCPVGTYGPGCEQSCECYKGAPCHHITGQCECPPGYQGERCFDECQLNTYGLNCTQKCDCDNDATCNRATGACICNPGWRGDRCEERICPSDKFGADCNSTCECDMEHTDQCHPETGKCECSIGWSSAQCTRPCTFLRFGLNCEQTCNCKNGAKCSPVNGTCLCAPGWRGPTCEENCLPGTFGQDCALRCDCQNGAKCVSETGQCLCTAGWKNIKCDRPCDLNHFGQDCASVCDCQNNAACNPQNGTCTCPAGWTGKRCDRKCDPGKFGHDCSQKCRCDFNNSLACDATNGRCVCKQDWGGVHCETNCRTGYYGENCDKVCRCLNNSSCDPESGNCICSAGWTGPDCAEPCPQGFYGMECKERCPEILHGNKSCDHITGEILCRTGYLGLTCEHPCPAGLYGPGCKLKCNCEHGGECNHVSGQCQCLPGWTGANCNESCPTDTYGQGCAQRCRCVHHKVCRKNDGMCICETGWTGTRCEEVCPEGFYGEHCMNACACPSANFQCHAAHGCVCRSGYTGENCDELIASQRIADHSDDSSRASVALTLVLLTLFACIIFAVFLYYRRRVSNLKTEIAHVHYTHDANTPGWPPANHNFDNPVYGMQAETRLLPNNMRSKMNNFDQRSTMSTDYAGDDSNASGRVGSYSINYNHELLRKNLNADLTNPIVYNESLKEEHVYDEIKHKEGYKDPVKIYSKILFPEDEYDHLDYSRPSTSQKPHYHRMNDAMLNINQDEEKPSNVKNMTVLLSKPDPPTEPEPQQESFDNTNSNLDNVSTASPSSSPEFRK